In a single window of the Candidatus Delongbacteria bacterium genome:
- a CDS encoding ankyrin repeat domain-containing protein has product MNNTAKELSIRYYVVEGTIWTLSLVLIISRFLGLAPDQELPVLDITLKNSQNYSLAVALMLIATLFYMVFEWKYSSHDAKSSFPNGIRLMITKLVAIISLLISYPVIVQNTDFANVSRLWFLGFLTIGLLLGGIVSTLAFTTLMIRSLQASKQLQLPRIPAVTRALYISLIPLFLILLFLYYLLIYFSPQIFNQIAVILVLLPFFFMLAGEFASLFFAIDEKGKRIPYSMRISQLREIVDFHDYAYHLIYKGEDLAQDLSLPAGSTPQDIQMEIKKKFAVSETRVPMNFQVKQLEKVEFKFYPKDGSSDNSNPQNCGVKVRKYKGKGKNFRVLFIPDDKDYTSMELSISTSAVEKYAEEYIRNHPSEEPNIQKIFSYALNTAVINSFAEESGPILHRLVQSGMEKEVVEAIKNHADVNEKAEAGWTPLLYAVAQGYPKIVSILLDAGANPEISNVNKITPLMYSARYGNTEICKILLDHEVDLDTQDIYGMTALIVAARDGHKEIVELLLKAGADTEIETREGKKAVDFAYERGNGQIAKLLKKAKKKN; this is encoded by the coding sequence ATGAATAATACTGCGAAAGAACTATCAATACGTTACTATGTAGTAGAAGGTACAATTTGGACTCTGAGCCTAGTTTTGATCATTTCTCGCTTTCTAGGACTTGCACCTGATCAAGAGTTACCAGTTCTTGACATTACTCTTAAAAATTCCCAAAATTACTCTTTAGCTGTCGCCTTGATGTTAATAGCAACTTTATTTTATATGGTTTTCGAGTGGAAGTATTCTTCTCATGATGCTAAATCATCTTTCCCTAATGGTATCAGATTAATGATTACAAAGCTAGTGGCTATTATATCTTTACTGATATCCTATCCTGTGATTGTTCAAAATACTGATTTCGCAAATGTTTCTCGTTTATGGTTTTTGGGCTTTTTAACGATAGGATTATTATTAGGTGGGATTGTTTCTACATTGGCATTTACTACACTGATGATACGAAGTCTTCAAGCTTCCAAACAATTGCAACTCCCGCGAATTCCTGCTGTCACACGTGCTCTTTATATTTCGCTGATTCCTCTTTTTTTAATTCTGCTATTTTTGTATTATTTACTTATTTATTTTTCCCCTCAGATTTTTAATCAAATTGCTGTAATACTTGTTCTACTACCTTTCTTTTTTATGCTTGCTGGTGAATTTGCTTCTCTTTTTTTTGCTATAGATGAAAAAGGTAAACGAATCCCTTACTCAATGCGGATTTCCCAGCTTAGAGAGATCGTTGACTTCCACGATTACGCATATCACCTTATTTATAAAGGAGAAGATTTAGCACAAGATTTGTCTTTGCCTGCAGGTAGCACTCCTCAAGATATTCAAATGGAGATAAAAAAGAAATTTGCGGTTTCTGAAACACGAGTACCAATGAATTTCCAAGTTAAACAACTTGAGAAGGTCGAATTTAAGTTCTATCCAAAGGATGGTAGCTCAGACAATAGTAATCCGCAAAACTGTGGAGTAAAAGTTCGTAAATATAAAGGTAAGGGTAAGAATTTCCGAGTTTTATTTATACCTGACGATAAAGATTATACAAGTATGGAATTATCAATTTCAACATCTGCTGTAGAAAAATATGCCGAAGAGTATATAAGAAATCATCCATCTGAAGAGCCAAATATCCAGAAAATATTTTCATATGCACTTAATACAGCAGTAATTAATTCGTTTGCAGAAGAATCGGGCCCTATTCTTCATCGTTTGGTTCAAAGTGGAATGGAAAAAGAAGTTGTTGAAGCCATTAAAAACCATGCTGATGTCAATGAGAAAGCAGAGGCAGGATGGACACCACTCCTTTATGCAGTTGCACAAGGCTATCCTAAAATAGTCAGTATACTTTTAGATGCTGGAGCAAATCCAGAGATTAGTAATGTAAATAAAATTACACCTCTTATGTACAGCGCTAGATATGGTAATACCGAGATATGCAAAATTCTTTTAGATCATGAAGTGGATTTGGATACTCAAGATATATATGGAATGACGGCTTTAATTGTAGCTGCTCGTGACGGTCATAAAGAAATTGTTGAGTTATTGCTCAAAGCAGGAGCTGATACTGAAATTGAAACACGAGAAGGTAAAAAGGCAGTAGATTTCGCATACGAACGAGGAAATGGTCAGATAGCTAAATTACTGAAAAAAGCTAAAAAGAAAAATTGA
- the dinD gene encoding DNA damage-inducible protein D, producing the protein MSNLIAKEYKPFESIKHLSADGNEFWYARELKTVLEYTEWRNFSKVLDRAKLSCRNSGYEINDHFVEVNKTIDMPKSATKQVADFELTRYACYLIVQNGDPRKEVIALGQTYFAIQTRRQEVADYFNQLEENNKRLVIRGDIKQWNQMLAEAAHNAGVISDEEFASFQNSGYMGLYGGMKVKDIHKKKGLKRNQKILDHMGSTELIANLFRISQAEEKLKKDKTATADAANEVHFLIGKEVRGTIERVNGTMPEDLPVPEKSISNVEKEQLKKLKKSSKNLMLDE; encoded by the coding sequence ATGAGTAACTTAATAGCGAAAGAGTATAAACCTTTCGAAAGTATCAAGCATTTATCAGCTGATGGAAATGAATTTTGGTACGCCCGTGAGTTGAAAACTGTACTAGAATATACAGAATGGAGAAATTTTTCCAAAGTATTAGATCGGGCAAAGCTTTCGTGTAGAAACAGTGGATATGAAATAAATGATCATTTTGTTGAGGTCAACAAAACGATAGATATGCCAAAATCAGCTACAAAACAAGTTGCAGACTTTGAACTTACCCGATATGCTTGTTATTTGATCGTTCAGAATGGTGATCCACGAAAAGAAGTCATAGCATTAGGTCAAACCTACTTTGCCATTCAGACCAGGCGTCAGGAAGTAGCCGACTATTTTAATCAACTCGAAGAAAATAATAAGAGATTGGTCATAAGAGGTGATATTAAACAATGGAATCAGATGCTTGCTGAAGCAGCTCATAATGCAGGTGTTATTTCAGATGAAGAATTCGCTTCTTTTCAGAACTCAGGTTATATGGGTCTTTACGGCGGTATGAAAGTTAAGGATATCCATAAGAAGAAAGGCTTAAAAAGAAATCAGAAGATACTTGACCATATGGGCAGTACTGAATTAATCGCAAATTTGTTTAGAATATCACAGGCTGAAGAAAAATTAAAAAAAGATAAGACTGCAACTGCTGATGCTGCAAATGAAGTACATTTTCTGATTGGAAAGGAAGTTCGAGGTACGATCGAAAGAGTAAATGGCACAATGCCGGAAGATTTACCAGTACCTGAAAAGAGTATTAGTAATGTAGAAAAAGAGCAGCTTAAGAAACTTAAAAAGAGTTCAAAAAATTTAATGCTGGATGAGTAG